In the genome of Torulaspora globosa chromosome 2, complete sequence, the window CGAGGAAACGGCCTAGGAGATACGGAGCTTGATGTGCCATTGGCTGCAATCGATGCGTTTGCCTCGCTTACTGCTGCTaaagagcttcttttcttgctcGCTCTCTGTATAAAAGCAGCTCTTGAAAAGCCCAAGATCATCGATCCTGGCAGACCAGGCGACAGATGGAGCGAAAGGTAGACCTGACGGGAGATCACGACGCGTTACCCACTTACACAGCACATCTGGTGCCTTGCAAGGTCAGATACTCGGGGCCTACCGCCGAGTTTCAGGACAATCTCCATATGGACAGCGAGCACCATCGGTCGCTGAAGAAACCTGAAGCCGAACAGCAGTGCGACGTCTCGCACGTCACGTACATCAGAGGCAGGAAGATCGTTGGACGACAGGTTTTTGGTTCTGCCGAGTACACGGCGTTCCTGATGAACAGCTCCTCAGACGCGTCAGGCGACCTGACCATGAAACCGATAGCCAGGGTCTCGGAGATTGTGAACTACGAACGGGATGGAAACGAGGGTAGGCTGCACGAGGAAGTCGGCAGACTCGAGGAGCTCCTAGAGCTCAGTGACATGGTTCATTCATAAGGAAGAACGGTCACGTGACCGAAGCCGAAAGCTTTACAGCGCGATAAGCTGGTTGAAGCTATACAGCGATGTTCCTTGAATGTCTAGCTGAATGGTAGTTGGGAGTAGTCTGGTTGACTCACGTTTTGGTTGACGATTTGATGTAAATTTCTC includes:
- the RNH203 gene encoding Rnh203p (ancestral locus Anc_1.130); amino-acid sequence: MERKVDLTGDHDALPTYTAHLVPCKVRYSGPTAEFQDNLHMDSEHHRSLKKPEAEQQCDVSHVTYIRGRKIVGRQVFGSAEYTAFLMNSSSDASGDLTMKPIARVSEIVNYERDGNEGRLHEEVGRLEELLELSDMVHS